A section of the Saccharopolyspora gregorii genome encodes:
- a CDS encoding methylmalonyl-CoA mutase subunit beta, whose amino-acid sequence MAPTDRLSTTSSPRPGLSLAGEFPRPTHEQWLEQVEKVLRRTGRIRQDDPSPADAAALLDSPGYDGFTVRPLYSADADLPAAGVPGFAPFVRGSRPQGSVAEGWDVRQSHGGPDATAVNREVLADLNGGVTSLLLRFGAGGLAVDDLGDALHGVHLDMIGVVLDAGDEAPAAAAELLRLAAEQDVAPSALRGNLGADPLGVQARTGRETGPEQAVELARRCAAEHPGLQAITVDALPYHDAGGSDGEELGASLAAGVTYLRWLTEAGLDADTACGLLEFRYAATADQFLTIAKLRAARRVWEQVARRCGAAEPARAQRQHAVTSSAMLTRRDPWVNMLRSTIATFAAGVGGAQAITVQPFDAAIGAPDEFARRVARNTQALLLDESHLAQVIDPAGGSWYVEALTDELARAAWRWFQEIEAAGGLPAALRSGMVADRLAATWDRRRAAIADRSEPITGVSEFPNLGEEPLHRAPVPAPPGGGLPRVRYAEEFEALRDAADARAQRPRVFLATLGPLATYTARSSFARNLFAAGGLDAVEAGPTETTADVLAAYAENPSPVVCLCSADEVYGERAADTARALKDAGAQTVLLAGKPGRPPSEVDGLVFTGCDAVEVLRAAHRTLGVE is encoded by the coding sequence ATGGCGCCCACTGACCGGCTCTCGACGACGAGCAGCCCCCGGCCCGGGCTCAGCCTGGCCGGCGAATTCCCCCGGCCGACCCACGAGCAGTGGCTGGAGCAGGTGGAGAAGGTCCTGCGCCGGACCGGCCGCATCCGCCAGGACGATCCGTCGCCTGCCGACGCCGCGGCGCTGCTGGACTCCCCCGGGTACGACGGCTTCACGGTGCGACCGCTGTACTCCGCCGACGCGGACCTGCCGGCCGCGGGCGTGCCCGGGTTCGCGCCGTTCGTGCGCGGCAGCAGGCCGCAGGGGTCGGTGGCGGAGGGCTGGGACGTGCGCCAGTCCCACGGCGGCCCGGACGCGACGGCGGTGAACCGGGAGGTCCTCGCCGACCTCAACGGCGGCGTCACCTCGCTGCTGCTGCGGTTCGGCGCGGGCGGGCTCGCGGTGGACGACCTCGGCGACGCGCTGCACGGCGTGCACCTGGACATGATCGGCGTGGTCCTCGACGCCGGGGACGAGGCACCGGCCGCGGCCGCCGAGCTGCTGCGGCTCGCCGCCGAGCAGGACGTGGCGCCCAGCGCGCTGCGCGGCAACCTCGGCGCCGATCCGCTCGGCGTGCAGGCCCGCACCGGTCGCGAGACCGGCCCCGAGCAGGCGGTGGAGCTCGCGCGGCGCTGCGCCGCGGAGCACCCCGGGTTGCAGGCGATCACCGTCGACGCGCTGCCGTACCACGACGCGGGCGGCTCCGACGGCGAAGAGCTCGGCGCCTCGCTGGCGGCGGGCGTGACCTACCTGCGCTGGCTGACCGAGGCGGGACTGGACGCCGACACCGCCTGCGGGCTGCTGGAGTTCCGCTACGCCGCGACCGCCGACCAGTTCCTCACCATCGCGAAGCTGCGCGCCGCGCGGCGGGTGTGGGAGCAGGTGGCGCGCCGCTGCGGCGCCGCCGAGCCCGCCCGCGCCCAGCGCCAGCACGCGGTCACCTCCTCGGCGATGCTGACCCGCCGCGATCCGTGGGTGAACATGCTGCGCAGCACGATCGCCACCTTCGCCGCCGGGGTCGGCGGGGCGCAGGCCATCACCGTGCAGCCCTTCGACGCCGCGATCGGCGCTCCCGACGAGTTCGCGCGCCGCGTCGCCCGCAACACCCAGGCGCTGCTGCTCGACGAGTCGCACCTGGCGCAGGTCATCGACCCGGCGGGCGGCTCCTGGTACGTGGAAGCGCTCACCGACGAGCTCGCGCGGGCCGCGTGGCGGTGGTTCCAGGAGATCGAGGCCGCCGGTGGCCTGCCCGCCGCGCTGCGCTCCGGGATGGTCGCCGACCGGCTCGCCGCCACCTGGGACCGCCGCCGGGCCGCCATCGCCGACCGGAGCGAACCGATCACCGGGGTCAGCGAGTTCCCGAACCTCGGCGAGGAACCGCTGCACCGCGCACCGGTCCCGGCTCCGCCGGGCGGTGGGCTGCCCCGGGTGCGCTACGCCGAGGAGTTCGAGGCGTTGCGCGACGCCGCCGACGCCCGCGCGCAGCGGCCCCGGGTCTTCCTGGCCACGCTCGGACCGCTGGCCACCTACACGGCGCGGTCCTCGTTCGCGCGGAACCTGTTCGCCGCGGGCGGGCTGGACGCCGTCGAAGCCGGTCCGACCGAGACGACCGCGGACGTGCTCGCCGCCTACGCCGAGAACCCGTCACCGGTGGTGTGCCTGTGCTCGGCCGACGAGGTCTACGGCGAGCGCGCCGCCGACACCGCGCGAGCGCTCAAGGACGCGGGCGCGCAAACCGTGCTGCTGGCCGGGAAACCGGGGCGACCACCGTCCGAAGTGGACGGCCTGGTGTTCACCGGCTGCGATGCCGTCGAGGTGCTGCGCGCGGCGCACCGCACGTTGGGAGTCGAGTGA